From Deinococcus aquaedulcis, the proteins below share one genomic window:
- the purC gene encoding phosphoribosylaminoimidazolesuccinocarboxamide synthase has translation MTQRTRGELKYEGKAKRVYATDHEHEYIVAYKDDATAFNGVKKAQIGGKGAINNAITAHLFPQLEQAGVPTHFLEKLSDTEQRVRAVTIIPVEVIVRNVAAGSFSKRLGIEEGTPLSRPVVEYCYKSDALGDPLINTDTAVALGWATPAQLTRIRELALQVQAFLVPYFAARGVRLIDFKLEFGTTADGEVVLADEISPDTCRFWDAQTSEKLDKDRFRRDLGGVEDAYSEMLRRVTQDVEESKSREVE, from the coding sequence ATGACCCAGCGCACCCGAGGCGAACTGAAGTACGAAGGCAAGGCCAAGCGCGTGTACGCCACCGACCACGAGCACGAATACATCGTGGCGTACAAGGATGACGCCACCGCCTTCAACGGGGTCAAGAAGGCGCAGATTGGCGGCAAGGGAGCCATCAACAACGCCATTACCGCCCACCTGTTTCCGCAGCTGGAGCAGGCCGGCGTGCCCACCCACTTTCTGGAGAAACTCAGCGATACGGAACAGCGCGTGCGCGCCGTGACGATCATTCCGGTGGAAGTGATCGTGCGCAACGTGGCGGCCGGGTCATTCAGCAAGCGGCTGGGCATTGAAGAAGGCACCCCCCTCTCGCGCCCAGTGGTGGAGTACTGCTACAAGAGCGACGCCCTGGGCGATCCCCTGATCAACACCGATACCGCCGTGGCCCTGGGCTGGGCCACCCCGGCCCAGCTGACCCGGATCCGCGAGCTGGCCCTGCAGGTGCAGGCGTTCCTGGTGCCCTACTTCGCGGCGCGCGGCGTGCGCCTGATTGACTTCAAGCTGGAGTTCGGCACCACCGCTGACGGCGAGGTGGTTCTGGCCGACGAGATCAGCCCCGACACCTGCCGCTTCTGGGACGCCCAAACGAGCGAGAAGCTGGACAAAGACCGCTTCCGCCGCGATCTGGGCGGCGTGGAAGACGCGTACAGCGAGATGCTGCGGCGCGTGACACAGGATGTCGAGGAGTCGAAGAGTCGAGAAGTCGAGTAA
- the purS gene encoding phosphoribosylformylglycinamidine synthase subunit PurS, giving the protein MSTYKAKVFVTLKPSILDPQGRTVERALSHLEHGNVSGVRVGKYIELTLHGRREDVEAQLKDITENVLSNPVMEDARWELEGA; this is encoded by the coding sequence ATGTCCACCTACAAAGCCAAAGTCTTCGTGACCCTCAAGCCCAGCATTCTTGACCCCCAGGGGCGCACCGTGGAGCGCGCGCTGTCGCACCTGGAGCACGGCAACGTGTCGGGCGTGCGCGTGGGCAAGTACATCGAACTGACGCTGCACGGCCGCCGCGAGGACGTGGAAGCGCAGCTGAAAGACATCACCGAGAACGTGCTCTCGAACCCCGTGATGGAAGACGCCCGCTGGGAGCTGGAAGGCGCGTGA
- a CDS encoding DNA-3-methyladenine glycosylase 2, with amino-acid sequence MPALPYSRDFMLERMFAADAAFDGLFYTGVTSTGIFCLPSCRARKPLPAHVAFHATPAQARAAGLRACRRCHPEAFGAGVPPEEAAFWTALSGVPVAEVPGARDLARRLGVGRGALHRLCRDHLQRPPAAWLARERVRLAAGRLLAEPDTSVAGVAFEAGYGSLSAFGAQFRRGMGVSPQAFRQGLAQGGWTLALPGDFRALEVRRDLGRDPRSPTAQVQGQRVTLGWRLPSGARRITLTFSGEEGGTVTVRAEPGGPLSPADALALHDLTWRALGLSAAGAGPLPAPLPTAALAVPPGLRVPLVPDLFDGLVWAVVGQQVTFAHACTLRRRLVERCGAPLGEGLWAPPTPEAVATLPPADLRALGLTGARADLLRRLAGRVARQELNLSALARGPVGAARRTLRAVPGIGPWTAEYVLLRVLGFPDVVPAGDAALAAALQWAHQLPRRPDPPQVQALLAPYAPQRSAAVFSLWHHVHPKGAAHDS; translated from the coding sequence ATGCCTGCTCTGCCGTACTCGCGCGATTTCATGCTGGAGCGGATGTTCGCCGCCGACGCGGCGTTCGACGGCCTGTTTTACACCGGCGTAACAAGTACCGGCATCTTCTGTCTGCCGTCGTGCCGGGCGCGCAAGCCGCTGCCCGCGCATGTGGCCTTTCATGCCACCCCCGCCCAAGCCCGCGCCGCCGGGCTGCGCGCCTGCCGCCGCTGCCACCCCGAGGCCTTTGGCGCTGGGGTGCCCCCGGAAGAAGCCGCGTTCTGGACTGCCCTGTCCGGGGTGCCAGTGGCCGAGGTGCCGGGTGCGCGCGACCTGGCCCGGCGGCTGGGGGTGGGCCGGGGCGCGCTGCACCGCCTGTGCCGCGACCACCTGCAGCGCCCGCCCGCCGCGTGGCTGGCCCGTGAGCGGGTGCGTCTGGCTGCCGGGCGGCTGCTGGCCGAGCCCGACACCTCGGTGGCCGGGGTGGCGTTCGAGGCAGGCTACGGCAGCCTCTCGGCCTTTGGGGCGCAGTTCCGGCGGGGCATGGGGGTGTCGCCGCAAGCCTTCCGGCAGGGGCTGGCCCAGGGCGGCTGGACGTTGGCCCTGCCCGGCGACTTCCGGGCCCTGGAGGTGCGGCGCGACCTGGGCCGCGACCCACGCAGCCCCACGGCCCAGGTGCAGGGCCAGCGGGTCACGCTGGGCTGGCGCTTGCCCTCCGGGGCGCGCCGCATCACGCTGACCTTTTCGGGCGAGGAGGGCGGCACCGTCACTGTGAGGGCTGAACCGGGCGGCCCTCTGTCCCCTGCCGACGCGCTGGCCCTGCACGATCTGACGTGGCGGGCGCTGGGGCTGAGCGCAGCGGGGGCGGGCCCCCTGCCTGCCCCCCTGCCTACGGCGGCGCTCGCGGTGCCCCCGGGGCTGCGCGTGCCGCTGGTGCCGGACCTCTTTGACGGCCTTGTGTGGGCGGTGGTGGGCCAGCAGGTCACCTTTGCCCATGCCTGCACCCTGCGGCGGCGGCTGGTGGAGCGCTGCGGCGCCCCGCTGGGCGAGGGCCTGTGGGCGCCCCCCACGCCAGAGGCCGTGGCGACGCTGCCCCCGGCCGACCTGCGCGCCCTGGGCCTGACCGGCGCCCGCGCCGACCTGCTGCGGCGACTGGCGGGGCGGGTGGCCCGGCAGGAACTGAACCTGTCGGCCCTGGCCCGGGGGCCAGTGGGCGCGGCGCGGCGCACGCTGCGGGCGGTGCCCGGCATTGGCCCCTGGACCGCCGAATACGTGCTGCTGCGCGTGCTGGGCTTTCCCGATGTGGTCCCGGCCGGGGACGCGGCGCTGGCGGCGGCCCTGCAGTGGGCCCACCAGCTGCCCCGGCGCCCCGATCCCCCGCAGGTGCAGGCCCTCCTGGCCCCGTACGCCCCGCAGCGCAGCGCGGCGGTCTTTTCTCTCTGGCACCACGTTCATCCCAAAGGAGCTGCCCATGACTCTTGA